A single region of the Pseudomonas sp. VD-NE ins genome encodes:
- a CDS encoding YceK/YidQ family lipoprotein, protein MTIKQTVTLGVFSWVLAGCGSTMTVLQDDADVARDMRKQKTYCQSIPRIYSGLAFDFCVLNAPPDPSGFLVPFVLLDLPLSGVFDTVALPYTVYRQVTDGNLGIYWRRGGY, encoded by the coding sequence TTGACCATCAAACAGACTGTAACGCTGGGCGTATTTTCATGGGTTCTGGCTGGCTGTGGCAGCACCATGACCGTCTTGCAGGACGATGCCGACGTGGCGCGGGACATGCGCAAGCAAAAAACCTATTGCCAATCCATTCCGCGGATTTACAGCGGTCTGGCCTTTGATTTCTGCGTATTGAATGCGCCTCCTGATCCCAGCGGATTTCTTGTACCGTTCGTGCTGCTGGATCTGCCATTGTCCGGTGTATTCGATACAGTCGCGTTGCCCTATACGGTTTATCGTCAGGTCACTGATGGCAACCTTGGCATTTACTGGCGCAGGGGCGGTTATTGA
- the glnE gene encoding bifunctional [glutamate--ammonia ligase]-adenylyl-L-tyrosine phosphorylase/[glutamate--ammonia-ligase] adenylyltransferase, with amino-acid sequence MTLPVLAELPAILLPLVTRSEQSFRTAVAALENDHGFANWTPERWAQFARVTGASEFVIEQSVRDPLMLLALVQSGELDRAFAPGELCAQIAAAVNAAQTEDELGRALRRQRARHQVRIIWRDLTRQADLVQTCRDLSDMADATIDQAYQWLYSRHCEQFGTPTGRRSGEPQQMVILGMGKLGAVELNLSSDIDLIFAYPEGGETVGVKRSLDNQEFFIRLGQRLIKALDPMTVDGFVFRVDMRLRPYGSSGALVLSFNALEQYYQDQGRDWERYAMIKARVVAGDQVAGAQLLDMLRPFVYRRYLDFSAIEALRTMKQLIQQEVRRKGMADNIKLGSGGIREVEFIAQAFQLIHGGRDLSLQQRPLLKVLSTLEGQGYLPPAVISELREGYEFLRYTEHAIQAIADRQTQMLPDGAQDQARIAFMLGFADWDAFHEKLMFWRGRVAWHFAQVIADPDEDEGAESEVVVGGEWLPLWEEAQDEEAACRQLEEGGFADASKALKALAGLRSSPQLRAMQRLGRERLDAFIPRLLAQAVEHANPDLVLERVLPLVEAVARRSAYLVLLTENPSALRRLLTLCAASPWIAEQITRFPLLLDELLNEGRLFKPPLAPELAAELRERLTRIPEDDLEQQMEALRHFKLAHRLRVAASEIAGSLPLMKVSDYLTWLAEAILEQVLALAWRQTVAKYGTPLRTDGTLCDPGFIIVGYGKVGGLELGHGSDLDLVFIHDGDPQAETDGPKSIDGAQFFTRLGQRIIHLLTAQTNSGQLYEVDMRLRPSGASGLLVSSLGAFARYQENEAWTWEHQALVRARVLVGSQDVGQAFEKVRAQVLGKARDLAKLQQEVSEMRAKMRDNLGTKSTAAGMAANAFDATAPFDLKQDAGGIVDIEFMVQYAALAWSHSHPPLLRWTDNIRILEELEHEGLMPAEDASLLREAYKAYRSAAHRQALQKDAGVISGDQFAEERRQVLRIWKEMGLS; translated from the coding sequence ATGACCCTGCCCGTGCTTGCCGAACTGCCCGCCATTCTCCTGCCGTTGGTCACTCGATCCGAGCAGTCGTTCCGTACGGCCGTCGCTGCGCTGGAAAACGATCACGGCTTCGCCAACTGGACGCCAGAGCGCTGGGCGCAGTTCGCCCGCGTCACCGGCGCCAGCGAGTTTGTCATTGAACAGAGCGTTCGTGACCCTTTGATGTTGCTTGCGCTGGTGCAGTCCGGCGAGCTCGACCGGGCCTTCGCGCCGGGTGAATTGTGTGCGCAGATTGCCGCGGCGGTGAACGCCGCGCAAACCGAAGATGAACTCGGCCGCGCCTTGCGTCGTCAGCGCGCTCGACATCAAGTGCGGATCATCTGGCGCGATCTCACCCGTCAGGCCGATCTGGTGCAGACCTGCCGTGATCTCTCGGACATGGCCGACGCCACCATCGACCAGGCTTATCAATGGTTGTACAGCCGCCATTGCGAACAGTTCGGCACGCCGACCGGCCGCCGCAGCGGTGAGCCGCAGCAAATGGTCATCCTCGGCATGGGCAAGCTCGGCGCGGTGGAGTTGAACCTGTCTTCCGACATCGATTTGATCTTCGCCTACCCCGAGGGCGGCGAAACGGTGGGCGTGAAGCGCTCGCTGGATAATCAGGAGTTTTTCATCCGCCTCGGTCAGCGCCTGATCAAGGCGCTGGATCCGATGACCGTCGACGGCTTCGTTTTCCGCGTCGACATGCGCTTGCGCCCGTACGGCTCGTCCGGCGCGCTGGTGCTGAGCTTCAATGCGCTGGAGCAGTATTACCAGGATCAGGGCCGCGACTGGGAACGCTACGCGATGATCAAGGCGCGGGTGGTGGCCGGTGATCAAGTCGCAGGCGCGCAGTTGCTCGACATGCTGCGCCCGTTCGTTTATCGGCGTTATCTGGACTTCTCGGCAATCGAAGCGCTGCGCACCATGAAGCAGTTGATCCAGCAGGAAGTGCGGCGCAAGGGCATGGCCGACAACATCAAACTCGGCTCCGGCGGCATTCGCGAGGTCGAGTTCATCGCTCAGGCCTTTCAGTTGATCCACGGTGGCCGCGACTTGAGCCTGCAACAGCGTCCTCTATTAAAGGTGCTGAGCACGCTGGAAGGGCAGGGTTATCTGCCGCCGGCAGTGATCAGCGAGTTGCGCGAAGGCTACGAATTTCTCCGTTACACCGAGCACGCCATCCAAGCGATCGCCGACCGCCAGACCCAGATGCTGCCGGACGGTGCACAGGATCAGGCGCGCATCGCCTTCATGCTCGGGTTCGCCGACTGGGACGCCTTCCACGAGAAGCTGATGTTCTGGCGCGGTCGCGTGGCCTGGCACTTCGCTCAGGTAATTGCCGACCCCGATGAGGATGAAGGCGCTGAAAGTGAAGTGGTGGTCGGCGGTGAATGGCTGCCGCTGTGGGAAGAGGCGCAGGACGAAGAGGCGGCGTGCCGGCAGTTGGAGGAGGGCGGTTTTGCTGACGCGAGCAAAGCCCTGAAAGCGTTGGCCGGATTGCGCAGCAGCCCGCAACTGCGCGCGATGCAGCGGTTGGGACGGGAGCGTCTGGATGCCTTTATTCCGCGTTTGCTCGCGCAGGCGGTTGAGCACGCCAACCCGGACCTGGTGCTTGAGCGGGTGCTGCCGTTGGTGGAGGCAGTTGCTCGGCGTTCGGCTTATCTGGTCTTGCTGACGGAAAACCCCAGTGCATTGCGACGCCTGCTGACGTTGTGCGCAGCGAGTCCGTGGATCGCTGAGCAGATCACCCGCTTCCCGCTGCTGCTGGATGAATTGCTTAACGAAGGTCGTTTGTTCAAGCCGCCCTTGGCGCCGGAACTGGCCGCCGAGTTGCGCGAGCGGCTGACGCGGATTCCCGAGGACGACCTCGAACAACAAATGGAAGCGCTGCGCCATTTCAAGCTGGCGCACCGTTTGCGCGTCGCTGCTTCGGAAATTGCCGGCAGCCTGCCGCTGATGAAAGTCAGCGATTACCTGACCTGGCTCGCCGAGGCGATTCTTGAGCAAGTGCTGGCCTTGGCCTGGCGCCAGACGGTGGCCAAGTACGGCACGCCGCTGCGCACCGACGGCACGTTGTGCGATCCCGGCTTCATCATTGTCGGTTATGGCAAGGTCGGCGGTCTGGAGCTGGGGCATGGTTCCGATCTCGATCTGGTGTTTATCCACGACGGCGATCCGCAGGCGGAAACCGATGGGCCGAAGTCGATCGATGGCGCGCAGTTCTTCACGCGGCTCGGGCAGCGGATCATTCACTTGCTGACGGCGCAGACCAACTCCGGTCAGCTCTACGAAGTGGACATGCGTCTGCGGCCTTCCGGTGCTTCGGGGCTGTTGGTGAGTTCGCTCGGCGCGTTTGCCCGCTATCAGGAAAATGAAGCCTGGACGTGGGAGCATCAGGCCTTGGTGCGCGCACGGGTGTTGGTCGGCAGTCAGGATGTCGGACAGGCGTTCGAGAAGGTGCGCGCGCAGGTCTTGGGCAAGGCGCGTGATCTGGCGAAGTTGCAACAGGAAGTCAGCGAGATGCGCGCGAAGATGCGCGATAACCTTGGCACCAAGAGCACCGCAGCCGGTATGGCAGCAAATGCCTTCGACGCCACGGCGCCGTTCGACCTCAAGCAGGACGCCGGAGGTATCGTCGATATTGAATTTATGGTGCAATACGCGGCTCTGGCGTGGTCGCACAGCCACCCGCCACTGCTGCGCTGGACCGATAACATCCGCATTCTGGAAGAGCTGGAACACGAAGGGCTGATGCCTGCCGAAGATGCCAGTCTGCTGCGTGAGGCCTATAAAGCCTACCGCTCCGCCGCCCACCGGCAGGCCTTGCAGAAGGACGCCGGGGTGATATCGGGCGATCAGTTTGCCGAAGAGCGCCGGCAGGTTTTGCGGATATGGAAAGAGATGGGGCTAAGCTGA
- the rfaP gene encoding lipopolysaccharide core heptose(I) kinase RfaP — translation MKLMLAEPFKSLWAGRDPFAEVEGLQGEVYRELEARRTLRTEVDGNGFFVKIHRGIGWGEIFKNLLTAKLPVLGAGQEWKAIQRLQEVGVPTMTAVAYGEKGSNPADQHSFIVTEELAPTISLEDFSIDWVKQPPEPKLKRALIAEVARMTGMMHRAGVNHRDCYICHFLLHTDKPVTPEDFKLSVIDLHRAQTRAKITQRWRNKDLAALYFSALDIGLTRRDKLRFLKGYFQQPLRQILAQEAPLLNWLEGKANKLYARKQRYGDAL, via the coding sequence ATGAAGTTGATGCTGGCTGAACCGTTCAAGAGCCTTTGGGCCGGACGCGACCCGTTCGCCGAAGTCGAAGGCTTGCAGGGCGAGGTATACCGCGAGCTGGAAGCGCGTCGGACACTGCGCACGGAAGTCGACGGCAACGGATTTTTCGTCAAGATCCACCGTGGCATCGGCTGGGGCGAAATCTTCAAGAACCTGCTGACCGCCAAGCTGCCGGTACTCGGCGCAGGTCAGGAGTGGAAGGCTATCCAGCGTCTGCAGGAAGTCGGCGTGCCGACCATGACCGCCGTTGCTTACGGCGAGAAGGGCAGCAACCCGGCGGATCAGCACTCGTTCATCGTCACCGAAGAGCTGGCGCCGACCATCAGCCTGGAAGACTTCAGCATCGACTGGGTCAAGCAGCCGCCGGAGCCAAAACTCAAGCGCGCGCTGATCGCCGAAGTCGCACGCATGACCGGCATGATGCACCGCGCCGGCGTCAACCATCGCGACTGCTACATCTGCCACTTCCTGCTGCACACCGATAAACCGGTGACACCTGAAGACTTCAAGCTCTCGGTGATCGACCTGCACCGTGCCCAGACCCGCGCGAAAATCACTCAGCGCTGGCGCAACAAGGATCTGGCCGCGCTGTATTTTTCCGCGCTGGACATCGGCCTGACCCGTCGCGACAAACTGCGGTTCCTCAAAGGCTATTTCCAGCAACCGCTGCGCCAGATTCTGGCGCAAGAAGCCCCGCTGCTGAACTGGCTCGAAGGCAAAGCCAACAAGCTCTATGCACGTAAGCAGCGTTACGGGGATGCGCTCTGA
- a CDS encoding glycosyltransferase family 4 protein, which translates to MQLAFVLYKYFPFGGLQRDFMRIALECQKRGHQIRVYTLIWEGDVPPGFEVLVAPVKAFFNHRRNEKLSAWMAADLAKRPVDRLIGFNKMPGLDVYYAADGCFEDKAQNLRNSLYRRWGRYRHFAEYERAVFAKDAKTEVLMISEVQQPLFIKHYDTPLERFHLLPPGIAQDRRRPADADEIRGGFRAEFNLKDDELLLVQIGSGFKTKGVDRSLKALAALPAELKKRTRLFVIGQDDPKLFQMQSATLGLGDNVTFLKGRSDIPRFLLGADLLIHPAYNENTGTVLLEALVAGLPVLVSAVCGYAHYIAEADAGRVLDEPFEQAQLTQYLTEMLNDDAARAAWSRNGLAFAETADLYSMPQHAADVILAEHA; encoded by the coding sequence ATGCAATTGGCATTCGTCCTGTACAAATATTTCCCGTTCGGTGGTTTGCAGCGCGATTTCATGCGCATCGCCCTCGAATGCCAGAAGCGCGGGCATCAGATTCGCGTCTACACACTGATCTGGGAAGGCGACGTGCCGCCCGGTTTCGAGGTGCTGGTGGCGCCGGTCAAGGCGTTCTTCAACCATCGTCGCAATGAAAAACTCAGCGCATGGATGGCAGCGGATCTGGCCAAGCGTCCGGTGGATCGCCTGATCGGTTTCAACAAGATGCCAGGGCTGGACGTCTATTACGCGGCCGACGGCTGCTTCGAAGACAAGGCGCAAAACCTGCGTAACTCGCTGTACCGTCGCTGGGGTCGCTATCGCCACTTCGCCGAGTACGAGCGCGCAGTGTTCGCCAAGGACGCGAAGACCGAAGTGCTGATGATTTCCGAAGTGCAGCAGCCGCTGTTCATCAAGCATTACGACACGCCGCTTGAGCGTTTCCATCTGCTGCCGCCAGGCATCGCCCAGGATCGTCGCCGCCCGGCGGATGCCGATGAGATTCGCGGCGGTTTCCGCGCTGAGTTCAATCTCAAGGACGACGAGCTGTTGCTGGTGCAGATCGGCTCGGGGTTCAAGACCAAAGGTGTCGATCGCAGCCTGAAAGCGCTGGCCGCCTTGCCCGCCGAACTGAAGAAACGCACCCGGCTGTTTGTAATCGGCCAGGATGACCCCAAATTGTTCCAGATGCAGAGCGCGACTTTGGGTCTGGGCGACAACGTGACGTTCCTCAAGGGACGCAGCGATATCCCGCGTTTCCTGCTCGGCGCCGATCTGTTGATCCATCCGGCGTACAACGAAAATACCGGCACGGTGTTGCTGGAAGCGCTGGTCGCCGGATTGCCGGTGCTGGTCAGTGCAGTCTGTGGTTACGCCCATTACATTGCCGAGGCCGATGCCGGGCGAGTGCTGGACGAGCCGTTCGAGCAGGCGCAGCTGACGCAATACCTGACTGAAATGTTGAATGATGACGCTGCACGCGCGGCCTGGAGCCGCAATGGTCTGGCCTTCGCCGAGACGGCCGACCTCTACAGCATGCCGCAGCACGCGGCTGATGTGATTCTGGCGGAGCACGCTTAA
- a CDS encoding lipopolysaccharide kinase InaA family protein has product MAGWTLEPQYSELAEDFGSLEAVFALQGERLTRDPLSEVIRVQRNGVNYYVKRYVGAGKGLRRYLGKPRVKMEWQNLKRFAKWGIPTAEVVAWGLERRGAAYDRGAMITRELPNTEDLSALAERKDPKLKDRAWVDGVSRQLAGYTRTMHDHRFTHNDLKWRNLLIDEQARIFLIDCPNGEFWRGFWLKYRITKDLACLDKLAKYHLSNTQRLRFYKQYRQCDRLDSADKKRIRHVVRFFEGRE; this is encoded by the coding sequence ATGGCGGGTTGGACTCTCGAGCCGCAATACAGCGAGCTTGCCGAAGACTTCGGCAGCCTCGAAGCGGTATTTGCGTTGCAGGGCGAACGCCTGACCCGTGATCCGCTGTCGGAAGTGATTCGCGTGCAGCGCAATGGCGTCAACTATTACGTCAAACGCTATGTCGGCGCCGGTAAAGGCTTGCGCCGCTACCTCGGCAAGCCGCGAGTAAAGATGGAATGGCAGAACCTCAAGCGCTTCGCCAAGTGGGGCATTCCCACCGCTGAAGTGGTGGCCTGGGGCCTGGAACGACGTGGCGCGGCGTATGATCGCGGCGCCATGATCACCCGCGAATTGCCCAACACCGAAGACCTTTCGGCGCTTGCCGAGCGCAAGGATCCGAAGCTCAAGGATCGCGCCTGGGTCGACGGCGTCAGTCGGCAATTGGCCGGCTATACCCGGACGATGCATGATCACCGATTTACCCATAACGATCTGAAATGGCGCAACCTGTTGATCGATGAGCAGGCCCGCATATTTCTGATCGATTGCCCTAACGGCGAGTTCTGGCGCGGCTTCTGGCTCAAGTATCGGATCACCAAGGATCTGGCCTGTCTCGATAAACTCGCCAAATACCACCTGTCCAATACCCAGCGCCTGCGTTTCTATAAGCAATATCGCCAGTGCGATCGGCTAGATAGCGCCGACAAGAAACGGATTCGGCACGTGGTGAGATTTTTCGAGGGACGCGAATGA
- the waaC gene encoding lipopolysaccharide heptosyltransferase I, translated as MRVLLIKTSSLGDVIHALPALTDAARAIPGIKFDWVVEEGFAEIPTWHPAVDKVIPVAIRRWRKNIWNTITSGEWKRFKQSVRVNKYDLVIDAQGLLKSAWLTRYVKAPVAGLDKGSAREPMAARFYDRKLAVARGQHAVERVRQLFAIALGYDLPKGLGDYGLNVERLVELPRKNAFVVFLHGTTWDTKHWPESYWRELTERVGYLGVGVKLPWGNPQEKARAERIAAGFKHAEVLPKLNLAGVGKVLAGAQACVAVDTGLGHLAAALDVPTISLFGPTNPGLTGAYGKLQIHLASDFPCAPCLQKKCTYQPTAQDARQFDLKREQPLCFTRLNPERVASRLSTLLMAEELR; from the coding sequence TTGCGGGTATTGCTGATCAAGACTTCATCGCTGGGCGACGTGATTCATGCGTTGCCGGCGCTGACCGACGCCGCCCGAGCCATCCCCGGGATCAAGTTCGACTGGGTCGTGGAAGAAGGCTTTGCCGAGATTCCGACCTGGCACCCGGCCGTCGACAAAGTGATTCCGGTGGCGATTCGCCGCTGGCGCAAAAACATCTGGAACACCATCACCAGCGGCGAATGGAAACGCTTCAAGCAAAGCGTGCGCGTCAACAAATACGATTTGGTCATCGACGCTCAGGGTTTGCTGAAAAGTGCCTGGCTGACCCGTTATGTCAAAGCGCCGGTGGCCGGACTCGACAAAGGTTCGGCCCGTGAGCCGATGGCTGCGCGTTTCTATGATCGCAAACTGGCCGTGGCCCGTGGTCAGCACGCCGTCGAACGGGTGCGGCAGTTGTTCGCCATCGCCCTCGGTTACGACTTGCCCAAAGGCTTGGGCGACTACGGCCTCAACGTCGAACGACTGGTCGAGTTGCCGCGCAAAAACGCCTTTGTGGTGTTCCTCCACGGCACCACGTGGGACACCAAACACTGGCCGGAAAGTTACTGGCGTGAGCTGACCGAACGCGTCGGTTATCTCGGCGTCGGCGTAAAGCTGCCGTGGGGCAACCCGCAGGAAAAGGCTCGTGCCGAACGCATCGCCGCCGGTTTCAAACACGCCGAAGTGCTGCCGAAGCTGAATCTGGCCGGCGTCGGCAAAGTTCTCGCTGGCGCGCAAGCGTGCGTGGCGGTGGACACCGGTCTCGGCCATTTGGCCGCCGCGCTGGATGTGCCGACCATTTCGCTGTTCGGCCCGACCAACCCGGGTCTGACCGGCGCTTACGGCAAGCTGCAGATTCATCTGGCCAGCGATTTCCCGTGCGCACCGTGTCTGCAAAAGAAATGTACCTATCAACCGACCGCGCAGGATGCCCGTCAGTTTGACCTGAAGCGTGAACAGCCGCTGTGCTTCACGCGTCTGAACCCCGAGCGTGTCGCCAGCCGACTGAGCACGTTGTTAATGGCTGAGGAGCTGCGCTGA
- a CDS encoding lipopolysaccharide kinase InaA family protein: MQLSELAGVGRAPQLPLTVTLADAAGSADLQLLSLLRVLPGQRYVGAGVWRGRPVLAKLLVGGKAARHFQRELEGVRLLAGQGMTTPLLLADGLQNGEGGWLLFDFLEGAESLGDAWAKVESLPVLADEQSTVLAEALGAIGQLHGKGLWQEDLHLDNLLRHGGQLYLIDGAGICAETAGQPLSRQKVLENLGVFFAQLPKALEPFTEELLVYYLLSNSEHALPLEALQKQIDKVRRWRLKDFLIKVGRECTLFSVQRGAFALRAIRREEESAMLPVLEQADALLDQGHLYKTGGAASVGKVQAGARTLVIKRYNIKGFAHWLKRFWRPSRAWHSWREGNRLAFLGIATPKPLAVLEKRFLWLRSRAYLVTEFLPGPDIIERFAPYVENGDAPEAELQALDLLFARLIDERISHGDFKGHNLFWQQDRWALIDLDSMCQHGSAGSFAPAYVRDRARFMRNWPESSALYQIIDRRLPKDISSAA; the protein is encoded by the coding sequence ATGCAATTGTCCGAGCTGGCCGGTGTCGGGCGAGCCCCACAACTGCCGCTGACGGTGACTCTGGCCGATGCCGCTGGCAGTGCGGATCTGCAATTGCTGAGTCTGCTGCGAGTCCTGCCGGGGCAGCGTTACGTCGGCGCCGGTGTCTGGCGCGGGCGTCCGGTGTTGGCCAAATTGCTGGTGGGCGGCAAGGCTGCCCGGCATTTTCAGCGCGAACTGGAAGGCGTGCGCTTGCTGGCGGGGCAAGGTATGACGACACCGCTGCTGCTGGCCGATGGCTTGCAGAATGGCGAAGGTGGCTGGCTGCTGTTCGATTTCCTTGAAGGTGCTGAAAGCCTCGGCGATGCCTGGGCGAAAGTCGAGTCGCTACCGGTATTGGCCGACGAACAATCGACGGTGCTGGCCGAAGCGTTGGGCGCCATTGGCCAATTGCACGGCAAAGGGCTTTGGCAGGAAGACCTGCATCTGGACAATCTGCTGCGTCACGGTGGCCAGTTGTACTTGATTGATGGTGCCGGTATTTGTGCCGAGACCGCCGGCCAGCCGCTGTCGCGACAAAAAGTCCTGGAAAACCTCGGGGTGTTTTTCGCCCAGTTGCCCAAAGCGCTGGAGCCATTCACCGAAGAGCTTTTGGTGTATTACCTGTTGAGCAACAGTGAGCACGCGTTGCCGCTGGAGGCCTTGCAGAAGCAGATCGACAAAGTGCGGCGCTGGCGCTTGAAGGATTTTCTGATCAAGGTCGGTCGCGAGTGCACGCTGTTCAGTGTGCAGCGTGGAGCGTTCGCTCTGCGCGCGATCCGTCGCGAAGAAGAATCAGCCATGCTGCCGGTGTTGGAGCAGGCCGATGCGTTGCTCGATCAGGGCCATCTGTACAAGACCGGTGGCGCGGCGAGCGTCGGCAAGGTTCAGGCCGGTGCGCGCACGCTGGTGATCAAGCGCTACAACATCAAGGGCTTTGCGCATTGGCTCAAGCGTTTCTGGCGTCCGAGTCGCGCCTGGCATTCGTGGCGCGAAGGCAATCGCCTGGCGTTCCTCGGTATCGCCACACCCAAACCGCTGGCGGTGCTGGAGAAGCGCTTTTTGTGGCTGCGCAGCCGTGCGTATCTGGTGACCGAGTTCCTGCCGGGGCCGGATATCATCGAGCGCTTTGCGCCGTATGTGGAAAATGGCGATGCGCCGGAAGCGGAACTGCAGGCGCTGGACCTGTTGTTCGCGCGCTTGATTGACGAGCGCATCAGCCATGGCGACTTCAAGGGGCACAACCTGTTCTGGCAGCAGGATCGCTGGGCGCTGATCGATCTGGATTCGATGTGCCAGCATGGATCCGCCGGCAGTTTCGCCCCGGCCTATGTCCGTGACCGTGCGCGATTCATGCGCAACTGGCCCGAAAGCAGTGCGCTGTATCAGATTATTGATCGGCGTTTGCCGAAAGACATTTCCAGCGCGGCCTGA
- a CDS encoding lipopolysaccharide kinase InaA family protein: MTDFLAAEDRALLERHGLGTFDALWAKQLEAVDEPNTARGGWSSVFRLDLEGQGYYLKRQSNYLTRTLHAPFGEPSFAREFRNISRYRKLGIPALQAAFFGERKVDGEVRAILLTRALDGWSDLESLLQRWAQLSAAQHSAILKACGLLARHLHGVRQVHGCFYPKHIFLRASGDGYQAQLIDLEKTRPLLFGMRDRIKDLEPLQRRAPEWNEAQLRELLAAYLDQSTDSSLLDSWLARLTARRSHKETR; this comes from the coding sequence ATGACTGATTTTCTGGCTGCTGAAGACCGCGCACTGCTTGAGCGCCATGGTCTCGGCACTTTCGACGCACTGTGGGCCAAACAGCTTGAAGCTGTGGACGAACCCAATACCGCCCGTGGTGGCTGGAGTAGCGTCTTCCGTCTGGACCTGGAAGGGCAGGGTTATTACCTCAAGCGCCAGAGCAATTACCTGACGCGCACCTTGCACGCGCCTTTCGGTGAACCCAGCTTTGCCCGCGAGTTTCGCAATATCAGCCGCTATCGCAAGCTCGGTATTCCCGCGCTGCAAGCGGCGTTCTTCGGTGAGCGCAAGGTTGACGGCGAGGTTCGCGCGATCCTGCTGACCCGGGCACTCGATGGCTGGAGCGATCTGGAGTCGCTATTGCAGCGTTGGGCACAGCTCAGTGCCGCGCAACATTCGGCCATCCTCAAGGCCTGCGGATTGCTCGCGCGACATCTGCACGGTGTGCGTCAGGTGCACGGCTGCTTCTATCCCAAACATATTTTTCTGCGCGCCAGCGGTGACGGGTATCAGGCGCAATTGATCGACCTGGAAAAAACCCGCCCCTTGTTGTTCGGCATGCGTGACCGGATCAAGGATCTGGAGCCATTGCAGCGCCGCGCACCGGAATGGAACGAGGCGCAGCTGCGTGAATTGCTGGCGGCTTATCTTGATCAATCGACCGACAGCTCGCTGCTCGACAGCTGGCTCGCCCGGCTGACCGCGCGCCGCAGTCACAAGGAGACGCGCTGA
- the waaF gene encoding lipopolysaccharide heptosyltransferase II, translating into MNILIVGPSWVGDMVMAQTLFQCLKQRHPQCEIDVLAPEWSRPILERMPEVRKALSFPLGHGALELAARRRIGKSLRGQYDQAILLPNSLKSALVPFFAGIPKRTGWRGEFRYGLLNDVRTLDKERYPLMIERFMALAYEANAELPKPYPRPSLQIDPVTREAALTKFGLTLDRPVLALCPGAEFGESKRWPSEHYAKVAEARIREGWQVWLFGSKNDHSVGEDIRARLIPGLREESVNLSGGTSLAEAIDLMSCADAVVSNDSGLMHVAAALNRPLVAVYGSTSPGFTPPLAEHVEVVRLGLDCSPCFDRTCRFGHYNCLRQLMPDAVNDALQKLQGAVVEVH; encoded by the coding sequence ATGAATATTCTGATCGTTGGGCCCAGTTGGGTCGGTGACATGGTGATGGCGCAGACACTGTTTCAGTGTCTCAAACAGCGCCACCCGCAATGCGAAATCGACGTGCTGGCCCCTGAGTGGAGCCGGCCGATCCTTGAGCGCATGCCCGAAGTGCGCAAGGCCTTGAGCTTTCCGCTCGGTCACGGCGCGCTGGAATTGGCGGCGCGTCGGCGCATCGGCAAATCCCTGCGCGGTCAGTACGATCAGGCGATCCTGCTGCCCAACTCGCTGAAGTCGGCGCTGGTGCCGTTTTTCGCTGGCATCCCGAAACGCACCGGCTGGCGCGGCGAATTCCGCTACGGCTTGCTCAATGATGTGCGCACTCTCGACAAAGAACGCTATCCGCTGATGATCGAGCGCTTCATGGCGCTGGCCTATGAAGCCAACGCCGAGCTGCCGAAGCCGTATCCACGGCCAAGCCTGCAAATCGACCCGGTCACCCGCGAAGCCGCACTGACCAAGTTCGGCCTGACCCTCGACCGTCCGGTGTTGGCCCTGTGCCCCGGCGCCGAATTCGGCGAGTCCAAACGCTGGCCGTCCGAGCATTACGCCAAAGTCGCCGAAGCGCGTATTCGCGAAGGCTGGCAGGTGTGGCTGTTCGGTTCGAAAAACGATCACTCAGTGGGCGAAGATATCCGCGCACGTTTGATCCCGGGCCTGCGTGAGGAATCGGTCAACCTCAGCGGCGGCACTTCGCTGGCCGAGGCCATCGACTTGATGTCCTGCGCCGACGCGGTGGTCTCCAACGATTCCGGTCTGATGCACGTTGCCGCCGCGCTGAACCGCCCACTGGTCGCCGTCTACGGCTCGACCTCGCCGGGTTTCACTCCGCCGCTGGCCGAGCACGTTGAAGTCGTCCGTCTGGGCCTTGATTGCAGCCCGTGCTTCGACCGTACCTGCCGTTTCGGCCATTACAACTGCCTGCGCCAGCTGATGCCGGACGCGGTCAACGATGCCTTGCAGAAACTGCAGGGCGCTGTGGTCGAGGTTCATTAA